The proteins below come from a single Asterias rubens chromosome 9, eAstRub1.3, whole genome shotgun sequence genomic window:
- the LOC117294306 gene encoding D(2)-like dopamine receptor: MRHLQFVDIVTGICITVVTMEGSYNFTPDLNSTPSIRPTSGPPPPVSVAAVTIILLVIVTGVLGNILVCLAVTQFKNLRTVANYFVVSLALADLLVCTAIMPFALYLEITGGKWYLHQALCRVWTALDIMLSTSSIFHLCAISVDRFSAITAPIKYVAKRTRNMAFSRIALVWLLSSFVSGPALFLTLVDENMSCIVYVNATVYAVCSSVFSFYIPCLVILVVYFKIYDAAKRRARRAIGPAPVRTVSKTPQVTPNKFSPDGSHGVEAGPSSANGEAAPPVNPLARRPGLRLEGVDSVADMLSTRAKAQSRISLVHERRAARTIGIVVGAFIVCWLPFFTLHSIFNPLCSSSLMPCEAVPTLYRVFTWVGWCNSTLNPIIYTVFNDEFRQAFHKILRCRRSR, from the coding sequence ATGCGTCATTTACAATTCGTGGACATCGTGACAGGGATTTGCATTACAGTCGTTACCATGGAAGGATCTTACAATTTCACCCCTGACCTAAATTCGACACCGTCCATCCGACCGACCAGCGGCCCCCCTCCACCGGTATCAGTTGCCGCCGTGACCATCATTCTCCTCGTCATCGTGACGGGAGTTCTCGGTAACATCTTGGTCTGTCTTGCCGTCACACAGTTCAAAAATCTTCGCACTGTGGCCAACTATTTCGTGGTGTCTCTGGCCCTGGCCGATCTACTAGTCTGCACCGCCATCATGCCGTTTGCCCTGTACCTGGAGATCACCGGTGGGAAGTGGTACCTCCACCAGGCTCTGTGCCGGGTCTGGACGGCTCTTGACATCATGCTCTCAACATCCTCAATCTTTCACCTCTGTGCCATTTCTGTGGATCGTTTCAGTGCCATCACGGCACCCATTAAGTACGTTGCGAAGAGAACAAGAAACATGGCCTTCAGCCGCATTGCTCTTGTGTGGCTTTTGTCCTCATTCGTGTCCGGTCCTGCTCTATTCCTGACACTCGTTGATGAGAACATGTCTTGCATTGTCTATGTGAACGCCACCGTGTATGCAGTATGCTCCTCTGTGTTCTCATTCTACATCCCTTGCCTGGTGATACTCGTGGTGTACTTTAAGATCTACGACGCTGCCAAGAGGCGAGCGAGGCGGGCCATCGGACCAGCCCCAGTGAGAACCGTCTCAAAAACACCCCAAGTCACGCCGAACAAGTTTAGTCCGGACGGCAGTCACGGTGTTGAGGCAGGTCCGAGCAGTGCCAACGGGGAGGCGGCCCCTCCTGTGAACCCCCTGGCTAGGCGACCCGGACTCCGACTAGAGGGTGTTGACTCCGTAGCGGACATGCTATCCACCAGAGCCAAAGCCCAGTCGCGGATCTCCCTAGTGCACGAGAGGAGAGCAGCCCGTACCATCGGCATTGTTGTCGGTGCCTTCATAGTCTGCTGGCTTCCATTCTTCACACTTCACAGTATTTTCAACCCTCTATGCTCATCCAGCCTTATGCCGTGTGAGGCTGTGCCAACACTTTACCGCGTCTTCACATGGGTTGGGTGGTGCAACTCCACCCTAAACCCCATCATCTATACCGTGTTTAATGATGAATTTCGCCAAGCGTTCCACAAAATTTTACGGTGTAGGCGAAGTCGATAG